In a single window of the Balaenoptera acutorostrata chromosome 3, mBalAcu1.1, whole genome shotgun sequence genome:
- the IDH3A gene encoding isocitrate dehydrogenase [NAD] subunit alpha, mitochondrial, whose amino-acid sequence MAGPAWISKVSRLLGAFHNQKQVTRGFAGGVKTVTLIPGDGIGPEISATVMKIFDAAKAPIQWEERNVTAIQGPGGKWMIPPEAKESMDKNKMGLKGPLKTPIAAGHPSMNLLLRKTFDLYANVRPCVSIEGYKTPYSDVNIVTIRENTEGEYSGIEHVIVDGVVQSIKLITEGASKRIAEFAFEYARNNLRSNVTAVHKANIMRMSDGLFLQKCREVAENYKDIKFNEMYLDTVCLNMVQDPSQFDVLVMPNLYGDILSDLCAGLIGGLGVTPSGNIGANGVAIFESVHGTAPDIAGKDMANPTALLLSAVMMLRHMGLFDHAAKIETACFATIKDGKSLTKDLGGNAKCSDFTEEICRRVKDLD is encoded by the exons GTCTCTCGGCTGCTGGGGGCATTCCACAACCAAAAACAGGTGACCAGAGGTTTTGCTGGTGGT GTTAAGACGGTAACTTTAATTCCAGGAGATGGAATTGGCCCAGAAATTTCAGCCACAGTTATGAAGATTTTTGATGCTGCCAAA GCACCTATTCAGTGGGAGGAGCGGAATGTCACTGCCATTCAAGGACCGGGAGGAAAGTGGATGATCCCTCCAGAAGCCAAAGAGTCCATGGATAAGAACAAGATGGGCTTGAAAG GCCCTTTAAAAACCCCAATAGCCGCGGGTCACCCATCCATGAATTTATTGCTGCGTAAAACATTTGACCTTTATGCAAATGTCCGACCATGTGTCTCAATCGAAGGCTATAAAACCCCTTACAGTGATGTAAATATTGTCACCATTCGAGAGAACACGGAAGGAGAATACAGTGGAATTGAGCATGTG ATTGTGGATGGAGTTGTGCAGAGCATCAAGCTCATTACTGAGGGGGCGAGCAAGCGCATCGCGGAGTTTGCCTTTGAGTATGCGCGGAACAATCTCCGGAGCAACGTCACCGCCGTGCACAAAGCCAACATCAT GCGAATGTCAGATGGGCTTTTTCTGCAAAAATGCAGGGAagttgcagaaaactataaagataTTAAATTTAATGAGATGTACCTTGACACAGTATGTTTGAAT ATGGTCCAGGATCCGTCCCAGTTTGATGTCCTTGTTATGccaaatttgtatggagacatccTTAG TGACCTGTGTGCAGGACTGATTGGAGGTCTTGGTGTGACACCAAGTGGCAACATTGGAGCCAATGGAGTTGCAATCTTCGAGTCG GTTCACGGGACGGCCCCAGACATCGCGGGCAAGGACATGGCCAACCCCACAGCCCTCCTGCTCAGTGCCGTGATGATGCTGCGCCACATGGGGCTTTTCGACCACGCTGCAAAGATTGAGACGGCATGCTTTGCTACAATTAAGGATGGGAAG agCTTAACAAAAGATTTGGGAGGCAATGCAAAATGCTCAGACTTCACGGAAGAAATCTGTCGCCGAGTAAAAGATTTAGATTAA
- the LOC103018373 gene encoding tropomyosin beta chain-like yields MDAIKKLQMLKLDKENAFACAEQAEADKKQAEDRSRRLEEERQALQKKLKGTEGEVEECSQSVKDAQEKLEQAEKRATDARADVASLNRCTQLVEEEVDQVQGHLVTALQKLEEADKAADESERGMKVMENRAMKDEEKMEMQLKEAKHIAEDSDRKYEEVARKLVILEGELESSEETAEVAESREEDLGTTDQALKSLMASEEEYSTKEDKYEEEIKLLEEKLKEAETRAESAKRLVAKLEKTIDDLEETLASAKEENVEMHQTLDQTLLELNNL; encoded by the coding sequence ATGGATGCCATCAAGAAGTTGCAGATGCTAAAGCTGGACAAGGAGAATGCCTTTGCCTGCGCTGAGCAGGCCGAGGCCGACAAGAAGCAAGCTGAGGACCGCAGCAGGCGGCTGGAGGAGGAGCGGCAGGCCCTCCAGAAGAAGCTGAAAGGGACGGAGGGTGAGGTGGAAGAGTGTTCTCAATCAGTGAAGGATGCCCAGGAGAAACTGGAGCAGGCTGAGAAGAGAGCCACCGATGCCAGGGCAGATGTGGCCTCCCTGAACCGCTGCACTCAGCTGGTAGAGGAGGAGGTGGACCAGGTGCAGGGGCACCTGGTTACAGCCCTGCAAAAGCTGGAGGAGGCTGACAAGGCAGCTGATGAGAGTGAGAGAGGGATGAAGGTCATGGAAAACCGAGCTATGAAGGATGAGGAAAAGATGGAGATGCAGCTGAAGGAGGCCAAGCACATCGCTGAGGATTCAGACCGCAAGTATGAGGAGGTGGCCAGGAAGCTAGTGATCCTGGAAGGAGAGCTGGAGTCCTCAGAAGAGACAGCTGAGGTGGCTGAGAGCCGGGAGGAGGATCTTGGAACCACGGACCAGGCCCTCAAGTCCCTGATGGCCTCAGAGGAGGAGTAttccaccaaagaagataaatatgaAGAGGAGATCAAACTGCTGGAGGAGAAGCTAAAGGAGGCTGAGACCCGAGCAGAGTCTGCCAAAAGGTTGGTGGCAAAGTTGGAGAAAACCATTGACGACCTGGAAGAGACCTTGGCCAGTGCCAAGGAGGAGAACGTGGAGATGCACCAGACCCTCGACCAGACCCTGCTGGAGCTCAACAACCTGTGA